Proteins from a single region of Blastocatellia bacterium:
- the rpmE gene encoding 50S ribosomal protein L31, whose translation MKPDIHPKYMTANVHCACGATWETRSTKPEIRLEICSSCHPFFTGKQKLVDTAGRVERFNRKYGRKTEA comes from the coding sequence GTGAAACCAGATATTCATCCGAAGTACATGACGGCGAACGTGCATTGCGCTTGCGGCGCGACCTGGGAAACGCGCTCGACCAAGCCGGAGATTCGCCTGGAAATCTGCTCGAGCTGCCACCCGTTCTTCACCGGCAAGCAGAAGCTGGTCGACACCGCCGGGCGCGTCGAGCGCTTTAACCGCAAGTACGGGCGCAAGACCGAAGCTTAA
- a CDS encoding DUF1385 domain-containing protein — protein MKEEQIIVGGQAVIEGVMMRAPHSYAVAVRLPSGEIISKGERLPVLSEQYPMLRLPVLRGAGVLIHSMILGIKALNFSANAIFHETANAPAEPALAGQTAALTSTVAAAAPALAAESRPAVAEVKKTSNAAAAGSMIFAVIFNVFLFIVLPLVLTNMLFVYFGGGTMEAHSASGTWYANAWAWLKASLHPVRPSVMFNLVDGLIRMTFFLVMITTFSLMREMRRVFEYHGAEHKVVYTWEAGEPLTVENARRKSRLHPRCGTSFLMIVMLVSIIAFSIVKFDSLFLNFAVRLLLMPVIAGVSYEIIRASARSRAQWFFAVITRPGLWLQNITTKEPDDQQLEVAIYALEESLKLEPSAVTSSQLSVASS, from the coding sequence ATGAAAGAAGAGCAGATTATCGTTGGCGGCCAGGCGGTCATCGAAGGCGTGATGATGCGCGCGCCGCACTCGTATGCGGTCGCCGTGCGTTTGCCAAGCGGCGAGATCATCTCGAAGGGCGAGCGGCTGCCGGTGTTGTCCGAGCAGTACCCGATGCTGCGACTGCCGGTGCTGCGCGGCGCCGGTGTCTTGATCCATTCGATGATCCTCGGCATCAAGGCGCTGAACTTTTCGGCCAACGCCATCTTTCACGAAACCGCCAACGCACCGGCTGAGCCGGCGCTGGCGGGGCAGACGGCGGCTTTGACTTCGACAGTAGCGGCGGCGGCTCCGGCCCTCGCCGCGGAGTCCAGGCCGGCGGTCGCCGAAGTCAAGAAAACGTCGAATGCGGCGGCGGCGGGCTCAATGATCTTCGCCGTCATCTTCAACGTCTTTCTGTTCATCGTGCTGCCGCTGGTGCTGACGAATATGCTGTTCGTCTACTTCGGCGGCGGGACGATGGAGGCGCACTCGGCGTCGGGCACCTGGTACGCGAACGCCTGGGCGTGGCTGAAAGCCTCGCTCCACCCTGTGCGCCCTTCGGTGATGTTTAACCTCGTTGATGGGCTGATCCGCATGACGTTCTTCCTCGTCATGATCACGACCTTCTCGCTGATGAGAGAGATGCGCCGCGTCTTTGAGTACCACGGCGCGGAGCATAAAGTCGTTTACACATGGGAAGCCGGCGAACCGCTGACGGTCGAAAACGCGCGCCGCAAATCGCGCCTGCATCCGCGCTGCGGCACCAGCTTTCTGATGATCGTGATGCTGGTTTCGATCATCGCCTTCTCAATCGTCAAATTCGACTCGCTCTTTTTGAACTTCGCCGTGCGGCTGCTGCTGATGCCGGTGATCGCCGGCGTCTCCTACGAAATCATCCGCGCTTCGGCCCGTAGCCGCGCGCAGTGGTTCTTCGCGGTCATCACGCGGCCCGGCCTCTGGCTCCAGAACATCACGACGAAAGAGCCGGACGATCAACAGCTCGAAGTCGCTATCTACGCGCTCGAAGAATCGCTGAAGCTTGAGCCATCGGCAGTGACCAGTTCTCAGCTCTCAGTTGCCAGCTCTTAG
- the prfA gene encoding peptide chain release factor 1 → MFDKLDSIEKKYEEMTAQLGDPETLADQSKYTRVAKQHRDLEEVVAKYREFKALDSGIRDTREMLDMEEDAEMLQLARAELAELEARHEQVEAELKVLLLPKDPNDEKNVIVEIRAGTGGDEATLFAAEVMRMYSRYAERQGWRVQVLDVSESGIGGIKEAILLIEGERVFSKLKHESGVHRVQRVPQTEASGRIHTSAITVAILPEAEEVDIKIDPKDLRIDTFCSSGPGGQSVNTTYSAVRITHLPTNTVVSMQDEKSQIKNREKAMRVLRSRLLEMEQAKQHEAIASDRRAMVGSGDRSEKIRTYNFKENRITDHRIGYTVHQLDTFMEGDIGNLIDALVAHYQAEKLQAGSEAAA, encoded by the coding sequence ATGTTCGATAAACTCGATTCCATCGAAAAGAAGTACGAAGAGATGACGGCGCAGCTCGGCGACCCCGAAACGCTCGCCGATCAGTCGAAGTACACGCGCGTCGCCAAGCAGCACCGCGACCTCGAAGAAGTCGTCGCCAAGTATCGCGAGTTCAAGGCGCTCGACAGCGGGATACGCGACACCCGCGAGATGCTCGATATGGAAGAGGACGCCGAGATGCTTCAGCTCGCCCGCGCCGAGCTTGCCGAGCTGGAAGCGCGGCACGAACAGGTTGAAGCCGAGCTGAAAGTATTGTTGCTGCCGAAAGACCCGAACGACGAGAAGAACGTCATTGTCGAAATCCGCGCCGGCACCGGCGGCGACGAAGCGACGCTGTTTGCCGCAGAGGTCATGCGTATGTACTCGCGCTATGCCGAGCGCCAGGGTTGGCGCGTGCAGGTGCTCGACGTTTCGGAGTCGGGCATCGGCGGCATCAAAGAAGCCATCCTGCTGATCGAGGGCGAAAGGGTTTTTTCAAAGCTCAAGCACGAGTCGGGTGTGCATCGCGTCCAGCGTGTGCCGCAGACCGAAGCCTCCGGGCGCATCCATACCTCGGCCATCACCGTGGCCATTCTGCCCGAGGCCGAAGAGGTGGACATCAAGATTGACCCGAAAGACCTGCGCATCGACACCTTCTGCTCGTCGGGGCCGGGGGGCCAATCGGTCAACACCACTTACTCGGCTGTGCGCATCACTCACCTGCCGACCAACACGGTCGTCTCGATGCAGGACGAGAAGTCGCAGATCAAGAACCGCGAGAAAGCCATGCGGGTGCTGCGCTCGCGGCTGCTTGAGATGGAGCAGGCCAAGCAGCACGAAGCCATCGCCAGCGACCGCCGCGCCATGGTCGGCAGCGGCGACCGCTCCGAGAAGATTCGCACCTACAACTTCAAAGAGAACCGCATCACCGACCACCGCATCGGCTACACCGTGCATCAGCTCGACACCTTCATGGAAGGCGACATCGGCAATCTGATCGATGCGCTGGTGGCACATTACCAGGCCGAAAAGCTCCAGGCCGGCAGCGAAGCCGCCGCCTGA